The Methanomethylovorans hollandica DSM 15978 genome includes a region encoding these proteins:
- a CDS encoding PIN domain-containing protein, translating to MEFFIDVNIILPALIAAKGKTFPLIYNDHLKLFASKFLLEEVEKYKKRCRNAHDFRSVQRFVGESVFGEMILTCQRQ from the coding sequence ATGGAGTTTTTCATTGATGTAAATATTATCCTGCCTGCATTAATAGCAGCGAAAGGAAAGACATTTCCACTTATCTACAATGATCATTTAAAGTTATTTGCATCTAAATTTTTACTTGAGGAAGTCGAGAAATACAAAAAACGATGTAGAAATGCTCATGATTTCCGATCAGTACAGAGATTTGTCGGTGAAAGCGTATTCGGTGAAATGATTCTAACGTGTCAGAGACAATAG
- a CDS encoding type II toxin-antitoxin system HicA family toxin yields the protein MSEKLPRVTAKQLIRIVESLGFQLVRQSGSHMVFRNNDAKRIVIPYHTGKSLHPKIVSSIIKDIGLSIEDFKRML from the coding sequence ATGAGTGAAAAACTGCCAAGGGTAACAGCTAAGCAGTTGATCAGAATTGTTGAAAGTCTTGGATTTCAGCTTGTTAGACAGTCAGGAAGTCACATGGTATTCAGAAATAATGATGCAAAAAGAATTGTAATACCCTACCATACTGGAAAGAGTTTGCATCCCAAGATCGTAAGTTCTATAATCAAAGATATCGGATTAAGCATTGAAGACTTTAAAAGAATGCTATAA
- a CDS encoding type II toxin-antitoxin system HicB family antitoxin, producing MKKYTLPVVIEKDEDGYFAMCPALKGCYSQGDTYEEALENIKDAIRLVLQDMEECEDLISDINSFSLVAVEVTA from the coding sequence ATGAAGAAATACACATTACCTGTTGTAATAGAAAAAGATGAAGACGGGTATTTTGCGATGTGTCCGGCCCTTAAGGGGTGTTATTCTCAGGGCGATACATACGAAGAAGCACTTGAGAACATCAAAGATGCAATTAGGCTGGTCCTGCAGGATATGGAAGAATGTGAGGATCTTATTTCAGATATCAACTCATTCAGCCTGGTAGCCGTTGAGGTCACTGCATGA
- a CDS encoding RNA-guided endonuclease InsQ/TnpB family protein yields MESTRTIQLKIADPDFDLVETIKKYAQGMNYVSEIVFDNEKVIPARKLQPLVYNHLREELGLKSQVSCNIPRQVAGTYKTIVELAKQGLSYWQKIVYSPTSMILSYKRDYTITENSVSITTFSSGRKTYQLVNYPYAMQFFKSPWKFGASKVVKHDDGSYYFHLTVYQEIPDKRTEDASTFMGIDVGMNYLAVASTTDKKCKFFAGGEIKNQRNIYKNMRARLQSKGTSSAKSVMKQLAGKEKRLMKDVNHCISKAIVKFAAENNVSVIGFEDLTGIRTRTEHNISKKHRYHHSSWAFRQLQSFVAYKAKLAGIITEYVDPAFTSQTCFRCNHISRNNRHSLKFHCEICGYEVNADLNAASNLEHRTRDFRYTLESQGCQSITHTHEMI; encoded by the coding sequence ATGGAATCTACTAGAACTATCCAACTGAAAATAGCTGATCCTGATTTTGATCTAGTAGAAACCATAAAGAAATATGCACAAGGTATGAACTACGTTTCTGAAATTGTTTTTGATAATGAGAAAGTAATACCTGCTAGGAAGTTACAACCTTTAGTTTACAACCACTTAAGAGAAGAACTTGGTTTGAAATCTCAGGTTAGTTGTAATATACCCAGACAAGTAGCTGGTACCTATAAAACAATTGTAGAACTTGCTAAACAAGGTTTGAGTTATTGGCAAAAGATAGTATATTCTCCTACATCGATGATATTGTCGTATAAGAGAGATTATACTATAACTGAAAACTCAGTTAGTATAACTACTTTTAGCAGTGGAAGGAAGACCTACCAACTTGTTAATTACCCTTATGCAATGCAGTTTTTTAAGTCTCCCTGGAAGTTTGGAGCATCGAAAGTAGTCAAACATGATGATGGATCATATTACTTCCATCTGACCGTATATCAGGAAATACCCGATAAACGAACTGAAGATGCTTCTACATTCATGGGAATTGATGTTGGTATGAACTATCTGGCTGTTGCATCTACCACCGATAAGAAATGTAAGTTTTTTGCTGGTGGAGAGATTAAGAACCAGAGAAATATCTACAAGAACATGAGAGCAAGGTTACAGTCTAAGGGAACTTCATCGGCTAAAAGTGTGATGAAACAATTAGCTGGTAAAGAGAAACGTCTAATGAAAGATGTAAACCATTGCATATCTAAAGCTATTGTTAAATTTGCAGCAGAGAACAATGTTTCAGTAATCGGGTTTGAAGATCTGACTGGTATAAGAACACGAACTGAACACAATATATCAAAGAAACATCGGTACCATCACAGCAGTTGGGCTTTCAGACAACTGCAATCATTTGTAGCGTATAAAGCGAAATTAGCTGGAATTATTACCGAATATGTAGATCCTGCATTTACTTCCCAGACATGTTTCCGCTGTAATCATATTAGCAGGAACAATCGACACAGCCTCAAATTCCATTGTGAAATTTGTGGTTATGAGGTGAATGCTGATCTTAATGCTGCAAGTAACTTAGAGCATAGAACACGAGATTTTAGGTATACCTTAGAATCTCAGGGGTGTCAGTCAATCACCCATACGCACGAGATGATCTGA
- a CDS encoding type II toxin-antitoxin system RelE family toxin: MYSILYSPGARRDLQKLPTDVAKRIVIAIKEIQEDPKAHVKKLRGSPGSPLYSLRIGEYRVIMSIDGDKLIVFVIDIGHRSVIYRKL, from the coding sequence ATGTATTCCATCCTGTATTCTCCCGGAGCAAGAAGAGATTTGCAGAAACTTCCTACTGACGTAGCGAAAAGAATAGTCATTGCTATCAAGGAGATACAAGAGGACCCAAAAGCTCACGTAAAGAAACTCAGAGGATCTCCGGGATCTCCTTTGTATTCATTAAGGATAGGAGAATATCGTGTGATCATGAGCATTGACGGCGACAAACTAATTGTCTTCGTAATCGACATTGGTCATCGAAGTGTGATCTACCGCAAGCTCTGA
- a CDS encoding DUF7557 family protein produces the protein MHATTIKVDPKLKGRLDDLKLHSRESYNDVIARLLNIAYDNEPLSDATLERIAEALQDLKKGKYYTQEAIEAELGLS, from the coding sequence ATGCACGCAACTACAATAAAAGTTGATCCAAAGCTGAAAGGTAGGCTTGATGATCTGAAACTGCATTCCAGGGAATCATATAATGATGTGATCGCCCGTCTGCTGAACATAGCATATGATAACGAGCCTTTGAGCGATGCAACCCTTGAAAGGATCGCAGAGGCTCTTCAAGACCTGAAAAAGGGGAAATACTACACCCAGGAAGCAATTGAAGCTGAACTGGGGCTTAGTTGA
- a CDS encoding type II toxin-antitoxin system death-on-curing family toxin encodes MYNGVYQWVEAGQLNVDDMVCTVKGYGFVIVSQPSEPKQVYNIAVLEDESYIANGIVVHNCRSGLVPVPITKEIDKNMIFENRDFSGVLDDSAKVDKAFENIDKFNDKYRISKYVLDQDLAARIIFEKGVSVSLRVEVPKKSISNNTPSLLMDGLKTKDIITLHDTLIEKYGGTNGTMIEATIDHLIQYKLSPLKTVFANAAIALHTITTAHAFFDGNKRTAFALADVILRNGGYKIVADKNTTKKMLITVAEYKMSVDAIEEWIRRNTAEL; translated from the coding sequence ATGTACAACGGTGTATACCAGTGGGTGGAAGCTGGACAGCTGAATGTAGATGACATGGTATGCACAGTCAAAGGATACGGATTTGTCATTGTTTCACAGCCATCCGAGCCTAAGCAGGTATACAATATAGCGGTCTTGGAAGATGAGAGCTATATTGCAAACGGTATTGTAGTGCACAACTGCAGATCTGGCCTTGTTCCAGTACCAATCACAAAAGAGATCGACAAAAACATGATATTTGAGAACAGGGATTTCTCAGGTGTCCTAGACGATTCTGCAAAGGTTGACAAAGCATTTGAGAACATCGACAAGTTCAACGATAAGTACAGGATCTCTAAGTATGTTCTGGATCAGGATCTTGCAGCAAGGATTATTTTTGAGAAGGGCGTGAGTGTTTCTCTCAGAGTGGAAGTTCCCAAAAAGAGTATATCGAATAATACCCCATCCCTACTAATGGACGGCTTGAAGACGAAAGATATCATTACGCTCCATGATACTCTCATTGAGAAATATGGCGGCACAAATGGTACAATGATTGAAGCCACTATTGATCACCTTATTCAGTATAAATTGAGCCCCTTAAAAACTGTTTTCGCAAATGCAGCCATAGCATTGCATACCATCACAACGGCTCACGCATTTTTTGATGGCAACAAAAGAACTGCATTTGCATTAGCCGATGTTATCCTCAGAAATGGAGGATACAAAATTGTCGCGGATAAAAATACCACTAAGAAAATGCTAATCACAGTGGCTGAGTATAAAATGTCAGTGGACGCAATAGAAGAGTGGATAAGAAGGAATACAGCAGAGCTATAA
- the wecB gene encoding non-hydrolyzing UDP-N-acetylglucosamine 2-epimerase: MKIAIILGTRPEIIKMSPVIRECERRGFEYYILHTGQHYSYEMDRIFFDQLQLPAAKYNLDVGSGYHGAQTGKMLAGIEQILMEDTPDVVLVQGDTNTVLAGALAAAKLHIKVGHVEAGLRSFDRTMPEEINRIMADHISDYLFAPTATSKQHLLAEGIPQEKIFVTGNTVVDAVYQHLEISKHTASPLKDMELQEKGYFLTTVHRAENTDSKTRLSAILDGFGQVCAECSLPILFPAHPRTVKMIHEFNLSIPESVRIIDPVGYLEFLQLESGARLILTDSGGLQEEACILSVPCVTLRDNTERPETVDVGANIISGKNIIAGVRQMMQAGNGWKNPYGEGDAGKIMIDELIANV, translated from the coding sequence TTGAAAATAGCTATCATTCTGGGCACCCGCCCGGAGATCATCAAGATGAGCCCTGTGATCAGGGAATGTGAAAGACGCGGTTTTGAATATTACATTCTCCACACCGGCCAGCATTACAGCTACGAGATGGACAGGATCTTTTTTGATCAGTTGCAGCTCCCGGCAGCCAAGTATAACCTGGACGTGGGCTCGGGCTATCACGGTGCACAGACCGGTAAGATGCTCGCCGGCATTGAGCAGATCCTCATGGAAGATACACCGGATGTGGTGCTGGTGCAGGGTGATACCAATACCGTGCTTGCAGGAGCCCTGGCGGCTGCCAAGCTGCACATCAAGGTAGGCCATGTGGAAGCGGGCCTGAGGAGTTTTGACAGGACCATGCCTGAGGAGATCAACCGTATCATGGCCGACCATATTTCCGATTACCTTTTCGCACCCACCGCAACCTCGAAGCAGCATCTGCTTGCCGAGGGCATCCCGCAAGAAAAGATCTTCGTCACAGGCAATACCGTGGTGGACGCCGTGTACCAGCACCTGGAGATCTCTAAACACACCGCCAGTCCCCTTAAGGACATGGAGCTTCAGGAGAAAGGCTATTTCCTCACCACCGTACACCGGGCTGAGAACACGGACAGCAAAACACGCCTATCCGCCATACTCGATGGTTTTGGGCAGGTCTGTGCAGAATGCTCCTTACCCATCCTTTTCCCGGCTCACCCCCGTACCGTGAAGATGATCCATGAATTCAACCTCTCGATCCCCGAAAGTGTGCGCATCATCGATCCCGTAGGCTACCTGGAATTCCTGCAGCTTGAAAGCGGTGCAAGACTGATCCTCACCGACAGCGGCGGCCTCCAGGAAGAAGCCTGTATCCTGAGTGTGCCCTGTGTTACATTAAGGGATAACACGGAGAGGCCGGAGACTGTGGATGTGGGGGCTAATATCATTTCAGGGAAGAATATCATTGCAGGCGTCAGACAGATGATGCAGGCGGGGAATGGCTGGAAGAATCCCTATGGAGAAGGGGATGCAGGTAAAATTATGATCGATGAACTAATTGCGAATGTGTAA
- a CDS encoding flippase produces MSVRKELLQKFGLIGFANLVFSLNSIILLPVLTKNLSILEYGIWAQVVVTVGFAPLLLMFGLQYSMARFIQSVDSKKDIQEIFYSVLSFVAIISLLASICVYIGADIISFLLFDGEVAIAQLLSVIIFTESINAVLIHFFRSIQETKKYTIFLLMQTLIHIFLTSTLVLLGQGIYGATFAIIIKGILMFIVMFYFVIKKIGFKLPKFKFLREHIAFGLPTMPSELSTGIVSSSDRVIISYLLGPIFVGYYAPAYTLGNNIMFGLIAPISLILPPFLAKLYDGKDIVNVKNIIENTLKYFLFIGIPAVFGLSILSKPILELLTTNEIASEGYFILSITAISTLLFGVSTIINQIFILKKKTQIIGKIWLTSAILKVTLNFFIIPHIGIIGAAFVTLIVFMFSLTFSMYYCLKLIRLKMDYIFISKGILASVLMALPILIVHPIGFIEMSMWIVISIFLYISIMLCFHAFKKEEVEYLRNKISSTLNR; encoded by the coding sequence ATGAGTGTTAGGAAGGAATTATTGCAAAAATTCGGATTAATTGGATTTGCAAATCTTGTTTTCTCACTTAATAGTATAATACTACTACCAGTATTAACAAAAAATCTTAGTATCCTTGAATATGGAATTTGGGCACAAGTAGTTGTTACTGTAGGTTTTGCTCCTTTACTTCTTATGTTTGGCTTACAGTATTCTATGGCACGTTTCATTCAATCTGTCGATAGTAAGAAGGATATTCAAGAGATATTCTATTCAGTATTATCATTTGTTGCTATAATCAGTTTACTTGCTTCTATATGTGTCTACATAGGTGCAGATATTATTTCTTTCTTATTGTTTGATGGAGAAGTAGCTATAGCACAATTGCTATCTGTTATTATTTTCACTGAATCAATTAATGCAGTTTTGATCCATTTTTTCAGATCCATTCAAGAAACCAAAAAATATACTATTTTTTTACTCATGCAAACTTTAATTCATATATTCTTGACATCTACTTTGGTTTTACTCGGTCAAGGAATCTATGGAGCTACCTTTGCTATTATAATAAAAGGTATTTTGATGTTCATAGTAATGTTTTATTTTGTGATTAAAAAAATAGGATTTAAATTACCAAAGTTCAAATTTTTGAGAGAACACATAGCTTTTGGGCTACCTACTATGCCTAGCGAGCTTTCAACCGGGATAGTTAGTTCAAGTGATAGAGTTATAATATCATATCTATTAGGGCCTATATTTGTTGGATATTATGCACCAGCATATACCTTAGGGAATAATATTATGTTTGGTTTAATAGCGCCAATTTCTTTGATATTACCTCCATTTCTTGCAAAGCTATATGATGGTAAAGATATTGTAAATGTAAAAAATATAATAGAGAATACTTTAAAATACTTCTTGTTTATTGGCATACCTGCTGTTTTTGGCTTATCTATTTTATCTAAACCAATATTGGAACTTTTGACAACTAATGAGATTGCTTCTGAAGGCTACTTCATTTTATCTATTACTGCAATAAGCACTCTATTATTTGGTGTGTCAACGATAATAAATCAAATATTCATACTCAAAAAGAAGACACAAATAATTGGAAAGATCTGGCTTACATCAGCAATACTAAAGGTAACTTTAAACTTCTTTATAATACCTCATATAGGAATTATAGGAGCAGCATTTGTAACATTAATTGTATTTATGTTTAGTTTAACATTTTCTATGTATTATTGCTTAAAATTGATCCGGCTGAAGATGGACTATATTTTTATCAGCAAAGGTATACTAGCATCTGTATTAATGGCTCTTCCAATTTTAATTGTACATCCCATTGGATTTATTGAAATGTCAATGTGGATTGTAATATCAATATTTCTTTATATCTCAATAATGCTCTGTTTCCACGCCTTCAAAAAGGAAGAGGTTGAGTATTTAAGAAATAAAATATCTTCGACGTTAAATAGATGA
- a CDS encoding ISL3 family transposase, whose amino-acid sequence MEDKDLIQLALGIIPPWFVKELNLDTSKKRMDIYLDFIKGSKFLCPVCNELCPIHDTKERVWRHLDFFHYETYLHAKVPRIKCNGHGVKLIDLPWTRQNTGFTLFFEALIVAMCKEMPVASVADIVHIHEDSVWRILSHYVDKAKEERDISYIKTIGVDEIAVKKGHNYVTLFYDMEEARVIHIENGKGKDVFQKFRTEIAGKVDHEQIQYISMDMYPAFKSGAREYFPKATIVFDKFHVIKMMNDSVDRVRRTESKENHVLKNTRFMWLKNPDRLSEKENVIMESIKNLDTKTAKAYQFRLALQRLWTIKETSIAREYLDKWHYWGTHSNIPEIISVSKAIKKHAQGILEAMKNGINNGVAEGINNKIKTAFKRSYGLKTEKYRNTMIYLMAGKLTLPTRC is encoded by the coding sequence ATGGAAGACAAAGACCTCATTCAACTTGCTCTGGGAATAATTCCTCCCTGGTTTGTAAAAGAACTAAATCTCGATACTTCTAAGAAAAGGATGGATATTTACCTTGATTTTATAAAAGGAAGCAAATTTCTCTGTCCTGTATGTAATGAGTTATGCCCTATTCATGATACAAAAGAAAGAGTATGGAGACACCTAGATTTCTTCCATTACGAAACCTATCTTCATGCAAAGGTTCCCAGAATAAAGTGTAATGGACATGGTGTGAAGTTGATCGATCTTCCATGGACCAGACAGAACACTGGATTTACCTTGTTCTTTGAAGCATTGATCGTTGCTATGTGCAAAGAAATGCCAGTAGCTTCTGTAGCTGATATTGTACATATTCATGAGGATTCTGTGTGGAGAATACTTAGTCATTATGTAGACAAAGCAAAAGAAGAAAGGGATATATCATATATTAAAACGATCGGAGTAGACGAGATAGCTGTTAAAAAGGGCCATAACTACGTCACTTTGTTCTATGATATGGAAGAAGCAAGAGTCATACACATCGAAAATGGAAAAGGAAAGGATGTGTTCCAAAAATTCAGAACAGAGATCGCTGGCAAGGTAGATCACGAACAGATCCAATACATATCTATGGATATGTATCCTGCATTCAAAAGTGGAGCCAGGGAATATTTCCCAAAAGCTACGATCGTTTTTGATAAGTTCCATGTGATAAAGATGATGAATGATTCAGTTGATAGAGTTAGAAGAACTGAATCAAAAGAAAACCATGTTCTTAAGAATACCAGGTTTATGTGGTTAAAGAATCCTGATAGATTGTCAGAGAAAGAAAACGTTATCATGGAATCTATTAAGAACCTTGATACAAAAACTGCTAAGGCATACCAGTTTAGATTGGCCCTTCAAAGATTGTGGACAATAAAAGAGACATCAATAGCAAGGGAATACCTTGATAAATGGCATTATTGGGGAACCCATAGCAATATCCCAGAGATAATTTCAGTGTCAAAAGCGATCAAAAAACATGCGCAGGGAATTCTTGAAGCAATGAAGAATGGTATAAACAATGGAGTTGCAGAGGGAATAAACAATAAAATTAAAACTGCTTTTAAAAGATCTTATGGTCTAAAGACGGAAAAATACAGGAATACCATGATCTATCTGATGGCAGGAAAATTGACATTACCCACACGATGTTGA